The DNA region ggaaagccttcagtcagAGATCAAACCTTGTTCAACAtcacaggattcatactggagaaaaaccctaTGAATGCAAGGAATGTAGGAAAGCCTTCAGCCAGAATGCACATCTAGTTCAACATCTGAgagttcatactggagaaaaacctTATGAATGTAAGGTATGTAGGAAAGCCTTCAGCCAGTTTGCCTATCTTGCTCAACACCAGAgagttcatactggagagaaaccttatgaatgtaTTGAATGTGGGAAAGCATTTAGCAATAGATCATCCATTGCTCAACACCAGAgagttcatactggagagaaaccttatgaatgtaaTGTTTGTGGGAAAGCATTTAGCCTTCGTGCATACCTTACTGTACATCAGAGAATACATACTGGAGAAAGACCttatgaatgtaaggaatgtgggaaagccttcagccAGAATTCACACCTTGCTCaacatcagagaattcatacagGAGAAAAACCTTATAAATGTCAGGAATGTAGGAAAGCATTCAGCCAGATTGCCTACCTTGCTCAACATCAAAgagttcatactggagagaaaccctatgagtGTATTAAATGTGGGAAGGCTTTCAGCAATGACTCATCCCTTACTCAACATCAGAgagttcatactggagaaaaacctTATGAATGTAATGTTTGTGGAAAGGCTTTTAGTTACTGTGGATCTCTTGCCCAACATcaaagaattcatactggagagagaccctatgaatgtaaagaaTGCAAGAAAACCTTCAGGCAACATGCACACCTTGCTCATCATCAGAGAATTCACATTGGGGAATCCCTCTCACCACCCAATCCAACCAATCACCAAGTCTTATAAATTCAATCTCCTAAATATTTCTGGAACTTTTActccttatttttaatattgttaccTTAAATCTAAGATTCATCTCACATAGATCAGTGTTACAGCTTTCTAATGGGCCTTCTGGTATTCTTTT from Urocitellus parryii isolate mUroPar1 chromosome 15, mUroPar1.hap1, whole genome shotgun sequence includes:
- the LOC144248957 gene encoding uncharacterized protein LOC144248957 isoform X2, which produces MYETKELMPKQELYEEQSSQNIMEKLTSFGLEYSSLREDCKCEGPLERQPGNQKACFKKEKIPYEEAFIDERKEEYNKSWGSFHQNTLLHTQQIIPKEEKVYKHETYKKILKNSLVGTKPKSVYAEKKLLKCNDCEKVFSQSSSLTLHQRIHTGEKPYKCVECGKAFSQRSNLVQHHRIHTGEKPYECKECRKAFSQNAHLVQHLRVHTGEKPYECKVCRKAFSQFAYLAQHQRVHTGEKPYECIECGKAFSNRSSIAQHQRVHTGEKPYECNVCGKAFSLRAYLTVHQRIHTGERPYECKECGKAFSQNSHLAQHQRIHTGEKPYKCQECRKAFSQIAYLAQHQRVHTGEKPYECIKCGKAFSNDSSLTQHQRVHTGEKPYECNVCGKAFSYCGSLAQHQRIHTGERPYECKECKKTFRQHAHLAHHQRIHIGESLSPPNPTNHQVL